Genomic window (Vigna unguiculata cultivar IT97K-499-35 chromosome 10, ASM411807v1, whole genome shotgun sequence):
gatgtcgGACAAATTAcctcttataaaaaattatacaaaaatggtaaattaaataaaataagaaataaagaaacaaagttggaaaaagataaaaaatataacacaatgataaagaaaatagattgattccactgttttttttttttcaaaatatgattcatcttcggttatctaaagattattgttagattaatagatttaattattgttatagatatagaTTTGtcaattaatcaatgtaaattcttAAGTAATTTATTGgcattctcaattaatttgttggagatcatcatcattattattattacaattataatattatcatatcattataatcatcatcattattattattattattattattattattattattagtgttcttattactattattataactttcattattattattattattattattaggttaaaatatatatttggtttctatttttgttcattttttctcaatataatcctaatattatttttttttctaatcaagTTCCAAttattgtcaattttgttcaattttctcttattttgcTAACGCTATTTAAATAACTAACAGTAATGAACTATGACTGTCACATgtcacttttgttttttttttaagtttttaattttttttgacaaaatatgtccacatgtcaacctAGCaacatgccacatgtcaaagtcccaatttttttttaatggagcaattttgtctctctccaaattaagataaaatttaatttttacataaatattataatggtgttgttttaaaattcatatttttattaaatatttggtttatgGTTACAATTAGATTAAAAAGTTAAAGATGAGGACTAATAtcattgatctaaaattttaagaacttaaaaatcaaatgtgatttttaaaattttgagaggTTAAAAAGTGGGGAGTATCATCATTCCTTTATgtgattatgtaatttttaacctcttaaaattttggatCGATGGTGTTAGTCCTtatctttcaaatttttgttttaattttaaattaattctaaccttaaaccaaaaatatttaataaaattgtgaattttaataaaaaaatattataacttttatataaaaattaaatttgatctcaattcggagaggaacaaaatttttcattaaaaaataaattaaactaaattgaacaaaaataatgaatataaaaactaaattaaatataaaacattgactttaacaAGTGGTACACTATTGGATTGATGCGtggacattttttaaaaaataaaagaaaaatttaaaagatcaaaacaaattcaaaaaaccCACGAAGTCACATGTGGTCGTACTCTTCAATACACTAACTATTTAAACAacgttagcaaaaaaggaccaaattgaataaaatttacgAAAATTCAaatctaattgaacaaaaaacaatattatgaCTAAATTTACAAAACTGAACGAAAATAGGGgccaaatataaattttaaccttattattattattattattattattattattattattgttatcactacaaaaaaataccttattagtgaccaattttactGACAAAAAATAATAGGCATTGTAGTGATTAATttggatattaatttataaactaaaaattattggtaactaaaatagtttttaaattggtctctaaattgattacCATAGTGAATTGTCtgtaaattggtcactaacattaacaACCAAGGCTTTATATACTAgaaaaattggtctctaaatttgtatctaaattggtcactaataaaaaaaaattagagatcaatttttttgtaagtAAAACCTTCGTAGCTAATGTTAATATAGATACCAATTCAtcataatgaccaatttagaaattattttagttattgataatttttaatttataagattaGTGTTTATTATTTGTACTATACCTAGGCATACTTGGATAACTATATGATCAAAATCGCCTAGGTATAGCCCCACAAATAGAAGCAATATATGAGTAACCGGTTAAACAAGATCTTATAGCGGCCCAGGCCGCCTACTATAGATCTCATATTGAACATAGGGTCGTTAACTCCGGACTTAGGCCTCTCAGACGCTCAGAACTTGGGCTCAGCCCAAGCCCATAGAGAATCAAAAAGGGGCCCAACCCATAAGAAGGGACATACACATTTaatgactctataaatacgtgtggaccccaacaattaaatgtacgctttcattaatttcctaatatgagatttgacttttgagaacctttttgctgacttgatcgtcatAATCTTCTTCGCAGGTAACCACCTAAGGGTCCATACCGTGTCTATGTTAGGAGATAATATGTACAAGTCAAGAAGGAGCCGGTTCGAGAGGTCAAAGATTGAGATAAAACATTATTTGTGTTTTCTAATATCTCTTATTTATTTCCGCAggaacattattattattattattattattattattattattattattattattattatataaatgacACGCACATTACAGGATTTCACGCATCATATATGAAGATACATTTTTGATCGGATATATAAAGGTACATCAAACTAAAAGTGTGCACTTCGCATAGAAAACTTAGgttatacaatataaaaaactgTCTTTTTAACAGAAATAAAATTTGTCCAATTGTTTCAAATTATGAATTTCATAAAGATTTTGTATGGTAAAAGAATAGGTGGCTACAAATTAATATTGATGGGATATACAAATACCACTTTGGCACAACAAATTCTGGTAGGTTCATTTCTATTCTAAGTTAAACCACTATACctaaatatatatcattatgaTACACGTTCCATCAAGTTAAGCAGTTTGTGGTTTAACTAGCTATTCATCTATGTGTTAGTCCGTTACCTACTGCCAAAGTGCAATTAattaacatttgaaaaaaataaaataaaatactaaaaaacaaGCACGGAACAGCAGATAGACCAGAAGGTGACAGAGTTGTTACTTACCCAATGTTAGTTTAATCTTGGCTTTCAAACCAAACATGATGTGCACCCATCAATGTATTCCTACCTCtctttcatattcatatatgtgtgtgtgtctgtTTTACCCTAAACTTTGAAAGCCATAGCTCAACAATAGTTTATTTTGTGGACTAAGCAATTGGGATCGTTCAAAGAACCTTCTGTTTCCATAGCCCATGCCATTGCGGATGAAGTTATAGTCCCTTTTAAATTGCAAtgtgtatgtgttttttttttttaatctttgtttcCTTAGCCTTATGCcatttttgatgaaattttagttctttttaatttcttatatgtgcttcttttgtctttcaagattttttttttcaaattgagtaaatttgttttacttgttattctaaaattaagctactttgtgtttttttttatcataatttactTGTTTTCTTCGATCTAACAAATTCAAATCCTCGTTATCATTTAAAATCTtcataaattgaatatattaaattagaataatcagatagtttagtaattaaaattgtaaaaaggtTATGTAATATGTTGTTATGAGACCAAGTTGTACTCCACAAGTCTGCTGAACTGCTCTAGCACTCGGTTGCTGGCTTGATGCCTCCCTATTCCGATGAAGCTCCGATGACGGTGCAGGAgtgcctgcaaaagacactccgatgcttaagttagcactggtgatgtcagaGATTCAGGAAATattttaatgcgtaatcaataCATAGAAcaatgtgctatttataccttttttacctgtgggtTCTACCTGGAATGGGTTTTTGGGCCAAAAATACCTCTTTTAATTGTTTCTCGATCTAATGACAATGGGTGAAATTACAAGAAGAGCCCTCGATAGTTGCCGTTGGGCGGCTTGAGTCAATATGGGCGGATATCGCATACTTTATGGGAGATCCTAAGTATATAGTATCCGATAAGCAAACATGTGGGATTTGAAGGTTGGATACTTTTGGGTCGCCTAGTTAGTTGAGTGGATAAGGATGATTACCTCTTACTCGAGCAACTTCATAGTGTATTGCTCATGATATTTCCTTATTGCCTGTTAGTTGGATGCTTGAGGCCGCCTACTGCGTGCTGGTGTATTCCTCAATGTAGGGTGAATAATATAGGTGTTGATGACTGCTTAATGTGTACTAAGGGATTCTTAGAATAGAGTAAGCAACCTTGGAGGTTACTAATGGTTGCTTACTATGTATTTATTCCTTAGTACAGAGTAAGCGACCTTAGAGGTTACTAATGGTTGCTGGTGGCTACTTACTGTACTAAGGGGTTCCTTAGTATAGAGTAAGTAGCCTTGGAAGTTACTGATGGCTGCTGGTAGCTGCTTACTGTGTACCAAGGGATTCCTTAGTATAAAGTACGCGGCCTTGGAGGTTGCTGGTGATTGCTTGCTGTGTACTAAGGGATTCCTTAGTACAAAGTAAGCGGCCTTGAAGGTTACTGATGGTTGTTTACTATGTACTAAAAGATTCCTTAGTACAAAGTAAGCGACCTTAGAGGTTACTGATGACTGCTTACTATGTACGGATTCCTTAGTACAGAGTAAGCGGCCTCGGAGGTTACTGATGACTGCTGGTGGCTGCTTACTATATACTAAGGGGTTCCTTAGTATAGAGTAAGCGACCTTAGAAGCTGCTAGTGGCTGCTTATTATGTATTGTGTGTACTTATACCTGATTCATGCTATAGTTGAGACATAATAGTTCTTATAACTAGgaaaataccaaataaatttatgaaataaaaattctttaaacttaattattttttgtgaatttaatgtgtaaatgttattattattatatttctcttttaagTTTCGGTCTGATATGATTGTTGATTTATActtcaccttttttttaattcaaaaaataattgaagtttGAGAGAATAAAAGATTTTCATTCTTTAAGTTACTTTAAAGTTTAAACTttattcatcaaataaaaatttagccaacaaaaatattaaatctcatacaaattttaaaaaatatatcttcaatttataattttacgttgtacaaattaattcaaattttattacaatCTATCTATTTTACAGAAGATGTCAATTTGAGAGTTTTAGATAAAATTACGGGAAATACTAGTTTAAATTATAAGTAACGAGTGAAGAAAAGTGAAATTAACCTATACTTTTCTAtccttatattttaaagtttcaatttAGCATATGCTATGTGGGTAAATCCACTCTTGaataagtctttttttttttcaactaaatGAATAGGTTGAAAAAAAGTACCAACTTCCGAAATCTTTTTTAAAGTGGACTAGGATTGTGATCAAAGTGTGTTTAGTTATACTATGAGGCATTAATTAACACCTAAATACAATATCTTCGACCTAGGTTAAAGGTGGAGTCAAGTTCTTCTGGCTTGAAGACCTAGCTAAGTTGGTCCGGACCAAAGATCAAATTAGATCCACTTGAACCCAAGTTTAAGCCGAGTCGAACAAAGATGAGGATCGAGCGAAATTGGCCAAGATGAATTTCAAGACAAGATTGTTAGGCGTAAAATTAAGACGAGCTGGCCTAGGACAAAGGTCAAGACAACTTGTCCCGGACTAAAGGTCGAGATAGACTGACCCAGGCTAAAGATGAAAACAGGGCAATTTGAACTGTTGGTCAAAACGGGTAATCCAAGACAAATATCGAGAATGACCTAGGCCAAAGGATGAGACAAGCCAACTATGTTGACGATGCAGATGGTGCAACCAAAGTTGAAGTTCGAGACGAACTAGTCCATGTTAGTTTGAAATTCGAGATAGGGTTGTTTAAGGTCGTAGGTCAAGATGAAGACGTGTTGTCTGAGGTTGAATATCGAGATGGGCTTACAACGCCCGAAGGTTGAGACGAGCTTCCAAGGTCAAAGGTCAAGACGGGTCAACCAAATCTGATGGTTATGACGGGTTGGCTTGGGTCGAAGGTCAAGATGGGTCGGTCGTGGTCGTAGGTCAAGACAAGTCAACTTTGACTGGAAGGTTGAGACAAGTTAGTCAGGACCTAACATCAAGGCAAGTAAGCTCGGGTCAAATGTTTAGATGAGTTAGTCCCTGCCAAAGTTCGAGCTAATTTGACAAAGGTCGAAGGTTGAGTCAAACTATCAAGGATGACATTCGATCTGAGTTAGCTCAAATCATAAGAAAAGTTGAAGGATCCAGTTGAGTCAGCCCGTAGTGAAGGAAAAGCTGAGTCAACTCAGATATAATCTAACCctatttatcttaattttaaaccaactcacGTAGACTGACCCATAAGTTTGTcaaataagaaatttaaaactattttgacCTTTTTCTTATGTACGCCTTTTAAccaatgagtttttttttttttttttttttttttttttttttttttgtaacttaaCCCATGTGGGGCAAGGGAGAGATATTTAGACAAATATTAGTGTAATTATGAAACTCAATCATTGCTATTACcattaataattaaagtttGAGATTGTGTCATTTTAGTTAATTTGTCACAATATCAACGAtttcttttcattcatttttcatatgtAAGAGTTTGCAATGTCCAAAGATATTTAAGAAGAGCCTATGACACATTAATCAAGAGCCACACGACTATCTATCTTAATGAAGATAATTCAATATTTCTTgtcaataaagaaaaaaaaaaggatactATTttcaagaagaaagaaaaaactaaaacaacaaCATTAATCAGAATAAAACATCCTCTAATTGACAAAGAGCTTAATCAACTTTATTGATCAAATAAATCTTTGTGTTGCACTTAAACCTACCAAGTTTCAATAGACATAAATCTCTTTTGCATGtgttaaaattagaaaacacAAACAATGAAAAGAGTACTATGTTTTACGTATGCGAAATGCTATACTTTGCTCTTGCCTTCAATAGGTATTTTACTCCTTCGTTAAATTTTGTGATCTTTACGGaatcaaaaaattcaattaatattcgaattttataaataaattatataatttttcaatatattcttTATCTATCTAATTTACAagttatttattcttattaccCAATACGTCCACCATAGATAGatctgaaaaaaataattaatgcatAATTGATTTCATAAAGCAAATATTAATTCGGaatactttctttttctaaaagttgTATATAGTGAAATATTCTGTCTAATTACTAGATACCCTTAATATCATATAAGATCATTATGAATTAAGGGATGCTGGTAAAAAGGGTGTTTAAGGCCCAAAATGGTGAATCAGGTTTTGTAACTAAACAACATTACCGTACTTTAATCAGCTAAGTTTCTAGATGAAACTTATTTAGTGGGGAACAGCTATAAGTTTGGAAGTCAAAACACAACCAATCCAAAACTGTGATAACCAATTTATCATAACAAATATGTGTCTGAAGGAGGTTGATTAATAACTTGCATCCCAAAATACAGCGATTTCCATTATACACTACTTTATGTGACAAGCAAGATATCATGAGATAAGCTAGTTTAAGTTGGTGTTTTCAGTCTTAATTTCCAAGAATGGCTCCATCACTCACCTAACCAAGTTAAAACGACGTGGTAGCAATGCCCATTTCGGTCTATATAAGCGTGGGTTGGCGAGTCGTTCGTGAATGCAACACACAAGGACACATAACAAGTACGACAAACTGAGACACCGAAAGTGTAGAGAGGATTCAGAGTGAGAAAAATGGATTCTCGTTTGGCTCGAATCATGCTTCTCATGGCTTGCATTCTACCAGCTTTGGTCGAGTGCAGAGTCAGGCACTACAAATTTCATGTAAGTAAACCATTTTAATTTTCTGCCTGTGATGTGCATTGTGTTGTGTCAGGCATTTTGATAATGTTCTTTTATATAGCTTATATCAATATCATATTTGGAAATTTATAACCAATAAATATACAACGATGTTGAAGTACTCCGAGTTCAGAAGCACCCAAGAATCTCCTGTTTATAGtagaagtttaaaaaataatttatgcataaaTGCATGCAATTTATGCTATATTCAATTATCTTCCTCTCACATCAAGCAATTTTCTATCAAGTTCTTGATAAAGATAGGGGTACCATTGTCGCAGAGGTTAAGGtcagttttcttttattaaacttaGAATAATGTTCTGACAACTGCGAAACAAGCTTAGGATTATATTTCCCTTTCATGTTAAATAGATCTGTGCAATTACgttaaaatacattttgaaCCCACATTCTCGCAAATTATACAAGCCGAGTTAAGGGGTTTTATCATACGTCACCTGACCATAGTGTGTGTCCTTGTTGCAAAAATAAGCTATGAACCTGACAGTCGCTGATAAATGAATCATGGCTCCAAAGTCAAGTGACAAAATGAATTCCCTATTTCGAGAAGTACgcttaaaaaaactaataatatatatatattttgtgttgtgatcaaattgatttaataaataaaagttaattaaattacatttcgtaaaacaaacaaatttcatctgataaattttataatattaatttattgattaagtATATCAAATTTCTCATAACTTTATATTGACACATCACTTAAATTTACATgttttaaatatcatattataaaataatttgatatacaTTGTCgaattaataagaatataaaattcaatgattgaattaattaaatttacattttgtAAAAAACAGTATTAAaggtataattaataatcacacacacacacacacacatatatatatatatatatatatatatatatatatatatataagcttaataatattatttataggaACATGAGCTCTCATGTTTTTCTTGGTATGAGACATGGTGTGCAGTGCAGGAATTTTGTAATCATAGTTGTTAGTTTCGAAGTTTTAACCTCACCTAAACTTAGTGCTTAGTAGATGCCAACAACTATGTCACACCATGGAAACCAAATGAGTAGATTTTAGAATTGTGGTGACATGGAAGGTAGAGCTCCAAATCAGCACCAAGAGATAGATAATCGGTCAATTTTTTCCAACCACTTGGATGCAGAATTATAGTTTCTTTCAGATAATTATAGCTAATGTTGATAATAATGGGTGCAGGTGGTGGCGAAACAAACCTCTAGATTGTGTTCAAGCAAATCTATTGTCACCATTAATGGAAAATTCCCAGGACCCACTCTTTACGCCAGGGAAGATGACACAGTGCTGGTCAAAGTCATCAACCAAGTCAACCACAATGTTACCATCCATTGGTgagatatcatatatttcattttatttgctTCAAGTTACAATAAGTATAGCACAAAAAACAAGTAATAGGCCTTATTGTAAACAATATCTATCTCTAATCAACACAATGTTGATATTGAATTCTGATTGAAGTGATTGTGCCATCTTGGTAGGCATGGTGTGAGGCAACTGAGAACTGGTTGGGCAGATGGACCAGCATATGTGACACAGTGCCCAATTCAACCAGGGAAAACCTATGTGTACAATTTCACCCTTACAGGTCAAAGAGGAACACTTCTTTATCATGCACATGTTAACTGGCTAAGGTCAACTCTCCATGGTGCCTTGGTTATCTTGCCAAAGAGAGGTGTGCCTTATCCTTTCCCAAAGCCAGATGATGAACTGGTTGTGGTATTAGGTGAGCAAACACGTACCCTTCAATTACTCCTATTGACTAAATTAATTGATCTTAAAGTCAACACATACTTAATTTCCATTACACGGAATTCCTGTTAAAATTTACTGTCGTTATAAATTGTAGGAGAATGGTGGAAATCTGATACTGAAGCTATTATCAATGAAGCACTGAAATCAGGATTGGCACCAAATGTCTCAGATGCTCATACCATTAATGGCCTTCCAGGGACAGTTACCAATTGTTCTTCACAGGGTATTTTGTTCTGTTCAATTCTTTTTCGgtaataacatatattttccCTGTCAATCAATCAATATATTATTAGTACATGTAACTCTTAAGGTAATTGTTGTAAAAGTCAATAAACTTACCATAAAGGTAATGTACCTCAAACTAAgctttatttgttttcatttttgggGAATATGTGCAGATGTTTACAACCTGCCCGTGGAGGGTGGAAAGACCTACCTGCTGAGAATTGTCAATGCTGCACTCAATGAGGAGCTTTTCTTCAAAATTGCAGGCCACAAGCTTACGGTGGTAGAAGTTGATGCCACATACGTAAAGCCTTTCAAGATTGAAACAATAGTGATAGCCCCTGGTCAAACCACCAATGTCCTACTAAATGCTGACCAAAAATCTGGCAAGTACTTGGTGGCAGCATCTCCTTTCATGGATGCTCCTGTTGCTGTTGACAACTTGACTGCCACAGCAACATTACACTACACAGGCACGCTTGCCACCACTCCCACATTTCTCACCACCCCACCTCCCAAAAATGCTACCCAAGTTGCTAACAACTTTATCAGCTCTCTTAGAGGCCTTAACTCCAAAAAGTACCCTGTCAATGTCCCACTAACAGTTGATCATTCACTTTTCTTCACTGTTGGGTTGGGCATTAACCCATGCCCATCTTGCAAAGCTGCAAATGGGAGCAGGGTGGTGGCTTCTATCAACAATGTCACGTTCCTTATGCCAACTGTTGCCTTACTACAGGCACATTATTTCAACATCAAAGGGGTGTTCACCACTGATTTCCCTGCGAATCCACCCCATGTTTTCAACTACTCAGGGCCTGGACCAACCAATTTGAACACCGTAACTGCCACAGTTCAAGTTGTTCTACAAGATACTGGAATCATTGCACCTGAAAACCACCCCGTCCATCTCCATGGGTTCAATTTCTTTGTTGTTGGAAAAGGAGTAGGCAACTACAATCCCAGTACTGACCCAAACAACTTTAACCTTGTTGATCCTGTTGAAAGAAACACTGTTGGAGTACCAGCTGGAGGATGGACAGCAATTAGATTCAGGGCAGATAATCCAGGTAAAATTTCACAATCTCATACAACGAATGAATCAGATTAATTAGTACACTCTAAAAATGAGCTGGAAAACATGGGGCAAATTATTTTGAAGccaacaaaataacaaaaaatatatgaacAGATGCAGTGTAAAGCCTTTCAAAGGTCTATTGGATTATTACTCATGAATCTCATCATAGTAATCCTTTTAATTCCTTGTGTATGATAGGAGTTTGGTTCATGCACTGCCACTTGGAGGTGCACACAACATGGGGACTAAAGATGGCCTTTTTGGTGGAGAATGGCAATGGTTCTGAGCAATCAGTGATACCCCCACCGAAAGATCTTCCCAAATGCTAAATATGTTACAGTCATCAGTTAATTTGCAATCTACAAACCCTTCCATTgctgcaacaaaaaaaaaaaaacaaaaatcagagCTTTGGAGGGATACAGAGAAGCCAGGCAAATGAAGAAgagtaaaaagaaaagattatttAATAAGCGAAG
Coding sequences:
- the LOC114165737 gene encoding laccase-4-like, giving the protein MDSRLARIMLLMACILPALVECRVRHYKFHVVAKQTSRLCSSKSIVTINGKFPGPTLYAREDDTVLVKVINQVNHNVTIHWHGVRQLRTGWADGPAYVTQCPIQPGKTYVYNFTLTGQRGTLLYHAHVNWLRSTLHGALVILPKRGVPYPFPKPDDELVVVLGEWWKSDTEAIINEALKSGLAPNVSDAHTINGLPGTVTNCSSQDVYNLPVEGGKTYLLRIVNAALNEELFFKIAGHKLTVVEVDATYVKPFKIETIVIAPGQTTNVLLNADQKSGKYLVAASPFMDAPVAVDNLTATATLHYTGTLATTPTFLTTPPPKNATQVANNFISSLRGLNSKKYPVNVPLTVDHSLFFTVGLGINPCPSCKAANGSRVVASINNVTFLMPTVALLQAHYFNIKGVFTTDFPANPPHVFNYSGPGPTNLNTVTATVQVVLQDTGIIAPENHPVHLHGFNFFVVGKGVGNYNPSTDPNNFNLVDPVERNTVGVPAGGWTAIRFRADNPGVWFMHCHLEVHTTWGLKMAFLVENGNGSEQSVIPPPKDLPKC